DNA sequence from the Cystobacter ferrugineus genome:
CTCATGCCCCGGGAGCTGGAGGTTCCCGAGCGGAGGAACATGTTCGTATACACCCGGGTGCTGCGCGCCCTGGCCACAGGTGACGAGCAGACTCTTGCGATGGTCTTCCAGGAAGCGCCTGCGGCCTGTACCGGGTGGTTTCGGCTCGAGGAGAAGGTCGCGGTGCTCGACGGATTGGTACGCCGGGACGAAGCTGCCTTCAACCAGTCGTTGCTCGCGTACCTCAACTCTTTCGAGGAGCTGGATGAGGACGAGCGGGAAGAGCTGTCGCCAGGGGCGGATGACCTGGACGTGGAGGCCCTGGCCTTCGTGCAGCTCGCCCGGAAGCGGGGGCTCGCATTGACGACGGGCCACCGGATGCTTCCCCCCGAACTCATCGAGCCCCGCTCACGCATACCCCGCGACGGTTATCCCGCCTGGCCCTGAAGCCACGGGGAAGTCCGCCAGCGGACCCGGCCCGCCCGCGCCTGCGCCAGGGCGGTGCGTTGCCGGTGCGTGAAGGCGCGTGTCTGGACGAGACATGCGCCCTGGCTGCGCCAGGCCAACTCCAGCGCCAGCACGTGCCTGCGCCGCATGGGTCCATGCTCCAACTCGTCCAGCAGGACGTCCGGGCTGAACTCGCGGCCCCTCAGGTAGCGCTGCCCTTTGGAGAAGCGCTGGCGGGCCTCCCTCCACCACGCCGACACCGGCGGCAGGGAGGGCAGGGGCAGGGCGTCCTCGGGCCCCGGTTCCAAGTCCCGGGCGAGGTCCTCTTCCAGCGGGGGGAGTGGCGCTTCCTCCTCCCGTGTCAGGACGTAGGGGGACGCCCATTCGAACCCGGTGATGGCACTGAAGGCCTCTGCGGCAAGCGGCGCCGCGCGACGCTCGCTCATGAACTCCAGGCAGGCTTCGGCGGCTTCGCGACGGCCGCTGAAGCCGAGCGCCCAGAGTGCATCCGCGCGCGCGTCCTTACGCCCGAGACATGCGAGGAGGAGCTCGAGGTCGCGGCGCTCGCCGCTGAGCGCGAGCATCACCATGGAGAGCCGGGCGGCGTCCGGTTGCCCGGCGACTCGAGAGCGGCAGGTTTCCCATGCGACTCGCGTACCGGACACCAGTCCGGCTTCCAACGCGGCGTCGGAGACATCCAGGCGGGAGTCCGCCAGCAGGCGTGACAGCCTGAGCGCGTCCACCTCGGGTGGTAGAGGCCAGGAGCCCCGGAGCGCGGCTGCCACGACGCGGCCGTCCGGATGGGAGAGCCACTCCAGCGGTGGACGGGGCACTTCCCGCCGGAAGGCGAGCACGTCGAGGGCGAGTGCCACGAAGGTGGCCTCTTCCCTCGCCAGCCAGGGCTGGAGCACCGTGCCGGTAAGGGCTCTCCACCCGCTCAGCTCCAATGACCTCCGGACCGATGCGTGCAGTTCTCCAGGAAACGACTCCAGCAGCGCTTCGAGCGCGGCGGACTTCATTCCGTTCGGATCGGCAAGCAGGGCCCAGAGGGCCGCACTCAGGCGCGTGGGTTCCTCCGATTCCAGCGCGGGCTGTAGGAGGAACTCGGCCACGGGAACCCCGCCCACCACCAGGGCATCCAGGTGCTCGAGTAGACGTTCCTCCAGGATCTCCGTGTCCCTCAGGGTGGCGTTTGGTGCGATGAGGGCGCGCTCCCACTGCGCCCACAGGAAGGCCCCCTCGTCCAGGTGCTCTTCGTAGACATCCCTCATCATGTGCATGGTCAGTTGACCTGAACCGAGCCACCCTTGATGCGATGGGTGCCCGAAGCGTGACTCTCGATGAGGGTGCCCCGGATGAGAACCCGGCCGTTGCGCCTCAGGGTGATGCTCGCCTGACCACATTGAAGGACAATCTCATCCTCCCCCTCGATGACGACTCGCTGGCCGTCGACATGCGCCTCGACGGGCTGCTCCGCCTGTCGTGCCGCTGCCTCCAGGACCTCATCGATGAGAGGCGTCGGGCTGGACGTCTGCTCCAGGCCCACCACCAGAGGAAGCCCCGGCTCTCCGTTCTCGAAGAGCAGCACCACGGGTTGTCGAGTCGCAATCGCCTCCCGCAGCGCGTCAGGCCCCAGGGAGATGGTCCTGCGGGCGATCCGCGGTCCCGCGCGGTTGCCCGGGAAGTCGACGAGGAGTTGTCCCTGTTTATTCGTCCCCACGAGCCACCCCAACCTGCTGCCCCAGATGGGGGTCTGTTCCTCAGGTGCTGGGGCTTCTTCAAGGGGGGCGGGAAGGGACGGAGATTTCATGGGCGCACCTCGGGAGATTGCCTGACAGGCCATGTCCAGACAGCACGGCGGAGATCCTATCACGATTCGCGGGACTGTCTTCCTGCCCCTCCCAGCCTGGCAAGCATGTAGAGCATTCGCCAACCCGACGCCTTCGGTGCCTCGCTCATTCGTACCGCAGCGACTCGATGGGGGCGAGGCTCGCCGCGCGCCGGGCGGGCCAGATGCCGAAGAACACGCCTCGTTAGGGCACTCGCTACCGTTTGCCTCCCACGGTCTTCCGTGGAGCCCCTGGTTGCTTGTGGGGTTCGGGGCCTACGAGAGCAGGAGGCGCAGGAGGGTCGCGGCTCGCACCGGGTTGCCTCCTTCCAGGGCCTCCAGGGCCGCCGCGACGTGCCTTGCTACATTGCTACAGCAGACCCGCGCTGGAGCGTCCTCAACACAGCCCGGCCTGGGGCTGGGCACGGCGTAAGCGGCTGGAACTCCTATGAAAACCGCTCTCGACCGTGCTGGAGCGCTCTGGCCGGACGCCTCCGGACGCGGCTTCGATTCCCGCCGCCTCCACATCAGAGGCATGCGAGCGGAGAGCTTGTCACGAGTCCTTTCGCCGAGGCGCGTGTGCCCCGCCGTCCAGCACCTCGGAGAGGGTCGTGGCCTGGAGGGCCCGGTCGAACCAGCGGTCGAGCGTGTCCACGTGCAGTTCCGGGTCCACCACGCTGCCGGGCTCCAGGCGCAGAGTCGACCAGTCCACCGCGGAGACGACGTGGGCGGGGAGGACGGCACGTAGCTCGGCCTCGGCCCGCTCGGGATGTCCAGCTGGTGACGGGCGGCTTGCGCGACGACTCCACCCCCGAGACCAGCACCGGGGTGTACGACCCGCAGTACAACCAGTGGTTCCTCCTCGATGACATGCCGGGGCCGCGGACCAGCCACGCCGCGACGCGGCTGGGCACGGGGGTGGTGCTCGTCACCGGTGGCTACTCGGGCCAGAGCCTCTCGTCCGTCGTGCGCTTCACGCCGCCGCAGTGAGCGGTTGGGCCGCGCTCGCCTCCTCCACGGCCTCACGCCCACAGGCGCCTGGACACGACTTCGTCCAGGTTCCGCTTGTGGAAGACCTCCTCGAAGCCACCGCCGCGCACGTCCGCCGGCAGGCAGTCGCCGAGGGAGATCGCCCGCACGCGCTCCGGCTCGCCGCGTGCCTCGCGCACCGCGAACTCCAGCGTGCGCAGGTAGTGGCGCGCGGCGCCGAGCGTGCGCGAGGACACCACGCCGCCGTGCCCCTGGATGACGCGTGAGCGGCCCCGTGCCTCCGCGCGAGCCAGCGCCGCGTCGATGGCCTCCGGCGCTCCATAGGCGAGGTACGCCATGTTCCCCACCGCCGTATCCGCGGAGAACAGCAGGTCCAGCGCGGGCACGTCGATGTTGAGCGTGCTCGGCGTGTGCCCGGTGTTGGGGAACACCTCCAGCGCGTGGCGTCCCCACTGGAGGTGCAGGGGCGCGGACACGCGCAGCTCCGGAGCGCGGAAGAAGCCGGCCTCCTCCTCCGACTGGTAGCGCTCCGCGCGGAAGGTGTCCTCCAGCCGCTCGTGCGCGAGCACCAGCGCCTCCGGGAATGCCTGGAGCGCGGCCAGGTGGTCGCTGAAGCCGTGCGTGGAGACCACCAGGCGCACCCGGGCGCGCAGCTCGTCCTGGACGAAGCGCCGTAGCACCTCCGCGTCCGCCCGGCTGCCGAGCGCGTCCACCATCAGCACGTCGGGCCCGTTCAGGAACAGGGTGGCATTGGAGGCATAGGTGTCCCCGATGACGACGAGGACGTCCGGGGCCAGGGATTGGGTCTTCAGGCTCATGGGACGGACTTGTCCCCAACTTCTCCCCATGAATCCAGCGCATCGTCCGCATGAATCCATGAGAGAATCGAATGGATGATTCTGGACGTGAGACACCTGAGGCTGGTGGCGGCGGTGGTGGACACGGGCTCGGTGACGGCGGCGGCGCGCGTGCTGCACCTGTCGCAGCCGGCGCTGAGCCACCAGCTCCGCGACGTGGAGGAGCGCCTGGGCGCCGAGCTGTTCCAGCGCCAGGGCCGGCGCATGGTCCTCACCGGGCCCGGCCGGCGGGTGCTGGAGGCCGCGCGCAAGGTGGTGGCCGAGGTGGACGCCGCCGAGGCGGAGGTCTCCCGCATGTCCCAGGCCTCGCGGGGCCTGCTGCGGCTGGCCACAGAGTGCTACACGGCCTACCACTGGCTGCCGGGCGTGCTGCGGCGCTTCTCCGCGAAGCACCCGGGCGTGGAGGTGCGCATCGCCGTGGACGCCACGCGCCGGCCGGTGGAGGCGCTGCTGTCCGGAGAGCTGGAGCTGGGCGTCGTCAGCGGGCCCGTGCGGCACCGGCGGCTCGAAGGGGCGCCCCTCTTCGAGGACGAATTGATGGCCGTCATGGCGCCGGACCATCGGCTGGCGAAGAAGAGCGTGCTGCACGCGGCGGACT
Encoded proteins:
- a CDS encoding DUF6484 domain-containing protein, with protein sequence MGTNKQGQLLVDFPGNRAGPRIARRTISLGPDALREAIATRQPVVLLFENGEPGLPLVVGLEQTSSPTPLIDEVLEAAARQAEQPVEAHVDGQRVVIEGEDEIVLQCGQASITLRRNGRVLIRGTLIESHASGTHRIKGGSVQVN
- a CDS encoding LysR family transcriptional regulator encodes the protein MILDVRHLRLVAAVVDTGSVTAAARVLHLSQPALSHQLRDVEERLGAELFQRQGRRMVLTGPGRRVLEAARKVVAEVDAAEAEVSRMSQASRGLLRLATECYTAYHWLPGVLRRFSAKHPGVEVRIAVDATRRPVEALLSGELELGVVSGPVRHRRLEGAPLFEDELMAVMAPDHRLAKKSVLHAADFAREHVLLYSIPLTESTLFQEVLVPAGVTPARVSRVELTEAMVEMAKAGLGVGLLARWAVAPELARGTLAAVRVTKHGLRRHWHAAWPRTVRPAPYLTAFVELLAKAGPPGR
- a CDS encoding Imm49 family immunity protein, giving the protein MNKARQLKISLRGLEVLIKRYMNQEVTRPYEACRGFGNLVDDLVDAFHNRALLRFLLNADVDGFFEDLNRSALTYLTLLKGYHQHCDVEKTRANAYTALPLACVLAADNIPLAREIDSLMPRELEVPERRNMFVYTRVLRALATGDEQTLAMVFQEAPAACTGWFRLEEKVAVLDGLVRRDEAAFNQSLLAYLNSFEELDEDEREELSPGADDLDVEALAFVQLARKRGLALTTGHRMLPPELIEPRSRIPRDGYPAWP
- a CDS encoding kelch repeat-containing protein, with protein sequence MTGGLRDDSTPETSTGVYDPQYNQWFLLDDMPGPRTSHAATRLGTGVVLVTGGYSGQSLSSVVRFTPPQ
- a CDS encoding TIGR02270 family protein encodes the protein MHMMRDVYEEHLDEGAFLWAQWERALIAPNATLRDTEILEERLLEHLDALVVGGVPVAEFLLQPALESEEPTRLSAALWALLADPNGMKSAALEALLESFPGELHASVRRSLELSGWRALTGTVLQPWLAREEATFVALALDVLAFRREVPRPPLEWLSHPDGRVVAAALRGSWPLPPEVDALRLSRLLADSRLDVSDAALEAGLVSGTRVAWETCRSRVAGQPDAARLSMVMLALSGERRDLELLLACLGRKDARADALWALGFSGRREAAEACLEFMSERRAAPLAAEAFSAITGFEWASPYVLTREEEAPLPPLEEDLARDLEPGPEDALPLPSLPPVSAWWREARQRFSKGQRYLRGREFSPDVLLDELEHGPMRRRHVLALELAWRSQGACLVQTRAFTHRQRTALAQARAGRVRWRTSPWLQGQAG
- a CDS encoding MBL fold metallo-hydrolase, encoding MSLKTQSLAPDVLVVIGDTYASNATLFLNGPDVLMVDALGSRADAEVLRRFVQDELRARVRLVVSTHGFSDHLAALQAFPEALVLAHERLEDTFRAERYQSEEEAGFFRAPELRVSAPLHLQWGRHALEVFPNTGHTPSTLNIDVPALDLLFSADTAVGNMAYLAYGAPEAIDAALARAEARGRSRVIQGHGGVVSSRTLGAARHYLRTLEFAVREARGEPERVRAISLGDCLPADVRGGGFEEVFHKRNLDEVVSRRLWA